In Micromonospora sp. WMMA1363, a genomic segment contains:
- a CDS encoding LuxR family transcriptional regulator, whose product MPKSSSRRNAPVVVREHLAGLSAAQTWLARVAAISTTPCESWFVERMVSRSGTDLCGDLEDLVVRGVLRDTGHGLSPSTEAVRDEVLRAAPPTLVSALRQRAADVLASAGLPALAAGQVLQAVRAGYPVDLELVSALADSPAIDPSVAADLLTAVLARPDARVEPGLCRAWTLATVDNLMLADRAAEALTVLTEKIAAGRDTAQHMALLHGRMGAWYAAERPSQALRYLRQALAQRQLPPDDRAWLLATAAGVASRVGHPEAPALLRRAQRARPTTPTPGSDVRLALARSAAALSRGDVPSATRAVGSVDPRSPHARSEAAALRVERIVVQLAAGEFDNARTALRLAVEEVGSLGAAVRPTLVALGCQLRLAVGQLSEAEAQARLALRDHSRRRLPDPVRADLLAVVAEVLFRQGRADRARELLNPENAGQDWPDDMPWLALRCAAAADPDPTRHPDLVLAAVTGLARSLRPLVLLPQQATRLVRAALAIGDLGQARTVERFAGTVAAQTASALWRGIERHTHGLIERDPAALAEAVSRLRATGARTALADALFDVARLPKTPPAEARAAVTESAALFGRLGATGDQKRAQHWETELGTARRRRRATAAQHGFAALTTREARVAELLATGATKRQAASLLYVSFHTVDTHLRGVYAKLGIRSRVELARLWANRESHTRAA is encoded by the coding sequence GTGCCCAAGTCGTCGTCGCGCCGCAACGCGCCGGTAGTGGTCCGGGAGCATCTCGCCGGACTGTCGGCGGCCCAGACGTGGCTGGCCCGGGTCGCCGCGATATCGACGACGCCCTGCGAGTCGTGGTTCGTCGAGCGGATGGTGAGCCGCTCGGGCACCGACCTCTGCGGCGACCTGGAAGATCTCGTCGTCCGGGGAGTTCTGCGGGACACCGGCCACGGACTGTCTCCGTCCACGGAGGCGGTTCGCGACGAAGTCCTGCGGGCGGCTCCGCCGACGCTGGTGTCCGCGCTGCGTCAGCGGGCCGCAGACGTACTTGCGTCGGCGGGGCTCCCAGCGCTGGCCGCCGGGCAGGTGCTGCAGGCGGTCCGCGCCGGCTACCCGGTCGACCTGGAACTGGTATCCGCCCTTGCCGATTCGCCGGCGATCGATCCGTCTGTCGCCGCGGACCTGCTCACCGCGGTGCTTGCCCGGCCGGACGCCAGGGTCGAGCCCGGCCTGTGTCGGGCCTGGACGCTGGCCACTGTCGACAATCTCATGCTCGCCGACCGCGCCGCAGAGGCGCTCACGGTACTCACCGAGAAGATCGCCGCCGGCCGTGACACGGCGCAACACATGGCGCTGCTGCACGGCCGGATGGGCGCCTGGTATGCGGCCGAGCGTCCGTCCCAGGCGCTGCGGTACCTGCGGCAGGCGCTCGCCCAGCGACAACTGCCCCCGGACGATCGCGCATGGCTTCTCGCCACCGCAGCCGGGGTGGCCAGCCGGGTCGGTCACCCCGAGGCGCCAGCGCTGCTCCGTCGGGCGCAACGGGCCCGGCCGACGACACCGACACCCGGTAGTGACGTACGGCTGGCTTTGGCGCGATCGGCCGCGGCCCTGTCCCGCGGCGACGTGCCCTCGGCCACGCGCGCAGTGGGCTCGGTCGACCCGAGATCTCCACATGCCCGATCCGAAGCGGCGGCGCTGCGGGTGGAGCGGATCGTTGTCCAGCTCGCCGCCGGTGAGTTCGACAACGCCCGCACGGCCCTGCGGTTGGCCGTGGAGGAGGTCGGAAGCCTGGGTGCCGCGGTCCGGCCGACGCTCGTGGCACTCGGCTGTCAGCTGCGGCTCGCCGTCGGCCAACTGTCGGAGGCTGAGGCGCAGGCCCGACTCGCGTTGCGTGATCATTCGCGCCGGAGGTTGCCCGACCCGGTCCGCGCCGACCTGCTCGCCGTCGTTGCCGAGGTGCTCTTCCGCCAGGGGAGAGCGGACCGGGCACGAGAACTGCTCAACCCCGAGAACGCCGGACAGGACTGGCCGGACGACATGCCGTGGCTCGCCCTTCGCTGCGCCGCGGCGGCCGATCCCGACCCGACGCGGCACCCCGACCTCGTCCTGGCGGCCGTCACGGGCCTGGCCCGGTCGCTGCGGCCGCTGGTGCTGCTGCCGCAGCAGGCGACTCGACTGGTGCGGGCAGCGCTCGCCATCGGTGACCTCGGGCAGGCGCGGACCGTCGAACGATTCGCGGGGACTGTCGCGGCCCAAACCGCAAGCGCCCTGTGGCGGGGCATCGAACGGCACACTCACGGGCTCATCGAACGAGACCCGGCGGCGCTGGCGGAGGCGGTGTCACGCCTACGCGCGACGGGTGCCCGGACCGCACTGGCGGATGCCCTGTTCGACGTGGCGCGGCTGCCGAAGACGCCGCCGGCCGAGGCCCGCGCGGCGGTGACGGAGAGCGCCGCTCTGTTCGGCCGGCTCGGTGCCACCGGCGACCAGAAACGGGCGCAACACTGGGAGACCGAACTCGGTACCGCCCGACGCCGTCGCCGAGCCACGGCCGCGCAGCACGGCTTCGCAGCGTTGACCACTCGCGAGGCCCGGGTTGCGGAGCTGCTGGCCACCGGTGCGACGAAGAGACAGGCCGCGTCCCTCCTCTACGTCTCGTTCCACACGGTCGACACTCATCTGCGAGGTGTGTACGCCAAGCTCGGCATCCGCAGCCGGGTGGAGCTCGCCCGGCTCTGGGCCAACCGCGAAAGCCACACCCGAGCGGCGTAG
- a CDS encoding response regulator transcription factor yields the protein MPAAPALRLAVVDDHPLFVRGLELLLPAATAGRASVVGSTGDAAAAASLVSRCLPDLVLVDLHMPPPGGVRAVAAIRRTTPRVRVVAMSGATDPAPALDALRAGAEGFLPKSAEPEELLPPLLAVLDGWAVLPGDLLRGLLRPSRVPRVDLDDDERELLRAIAAGRGTLEIAVLLHVSERTVKRMTAALLRKLRVTSRAEAAALAGHAGLLAD from the coding sequence ATGCCCGCCGCCCCTGCCCTTCGGCTCGCGGTCGTCGACGATCACCCGCTCTTCGTGCGCGGGCTGGAGTTGCTGCTGCCGGCGGCCACGGCCGGGCGGGCATCCGTGGTCGGGTCCACCGGTGACGCGGCGGCAGCCGCGTCCCTGGTGAGTCGGTGCCTGCCTGACCTGGTGCTGGTCGACCTGCACATGCCGCCGCCGGGCGGTGTGCGGGCGGTGGCGGCCATCCGGCGGACGACACCGCGGGTCAGGGTGGTCGCCATGTCCGGCGCGACGGACCCGGCGCCCGCCCTCGACGCCCTGCGGGCAGGCGCCGAGGGCTTCCTGCCGAAGAGCGCGGAGCCGGAGGAGTTGCTTCCCCCGCTGCTGGCTGTACTCGACGGCTGGGCTGTGCTGCCCGGGGACCTGCTGCGGGGACTGCTCCGCCCGTCCCGGGTCCCGCGGGTCGACCTGGACGACGACGAGCGGGAACTGCTGCGTGCGATCGCTGCCGGGCGCGGGACACTCGAGATCGCCGTCCTGCTGCATGTCTCCGAGCGCACCGTCAAGCGGATGACTGCCGCTCTGCTGCGCAAGCTCCGGGTCACCAGCCGAGCCGAGGCCGCGGCCCTGGCCGGCCATGCCGGCCTGCTCGCGGACTGA